One region of Mycolicibacterium rhodesiae NBB3 genomic DNA includes:
- a CDS encoding glycosyltransferase encodes MRFGIVGTRTSSPCGLARFTAGLEGALSGGGSCVRRVGDGPPPYGDLDVVIMQHHDGTTGEDVTDMGEGLRVPVIVVVHIIPKDPTSQQRSSLEGIAAAADQVVVMSEAARRRLYLTYAVDRRKVTTIPHGATLPMIPQVKRPSRPVILTFGLLRPGKGIERVIEAMTLLRDVPGRPRYVVAGPMDPRISVTEADAYRNGRIDQARNAGVADSVSFDSRYFVSSALCELIQQASVIVLPFDSAEQVSSGVLVDAFANGRPIVATAFPHAVELLGTGAGLVVAHDDPTALAAALRQILTQPRLAGSMAAEVRGRAAEVGWPVVAAAYRALAQRLIAETPRADKRLRGAETTGLPD; translated from the coding sequence GTGCGCTTCGGCATCGTCGGCACCCGTACGTCTTCACCGTGCGGACTTGCCAGGTTCACCGCAGGCCTCGAGGGCGCACTGAGCGGCGGAGGGTCCTGCGTCAGGCGGGTGGGCGACGGACCGCCCCCCTACGGCGACCTCGATGTCGTGATCATGCAGCACCACGACGGCACGACCGGCGAGGACGTGACCGATATGGGCGAGGGATTGCGAGTCCCGGTAATCGTCGTCGTTCATATCATTCCGAAAGACCCTACCTCGCAACAGCGTTCGTCGCTCGAAGGGATCGCGGCCGCCGCGGACCAGGTCGTGGTGATGTCCGAGGCCGCCCGCCGGCGCCTCTATCTCACCTACGCCGTGGACCGTCGGAAGGTCACCACGATCCCGCACGGTGCGACACTGCCGATGATTCCGCAGGTGAAGCGTCCGAGCAGGCCCGTCATTCTGACGTTCGGCCTGCTACGGCCGGGCAAGGGTATCGAACGGGTCATCGAGGCGATGACGTTGCTCAGAGATGTCCCGGGCCGACCCCGCTACGTTGTCGCCGGTCCGATGGACCCCAGGATCTCGGTCACCGAAGCCGACGCGTATCGCAACGGACGGATCGACCAGGCACGGAACGCCGGTGTGGCCGATTCGGTGTCCTTCGACTCACGCTACTTCGTCAGTTCAGCGCTGTGCGAACTGATCCAGCAGGCCTCGGTGATCGTACTGCCCTTCGACTCGGCCGAGCAGGTGAGCTCCGGCGTGCTGGTCGATGCGTTCGCGAACGGCAGACCTATTGTGGCGACTGCATTTCCGCATGCTGTCGAGCTGCTTGGCACCGGAGCGGGCCTGGTCGTCGCTCACGACGATCCCACCGCGCTCGCGGCGGCGCTGCGACAGATCCTCACCCAACCGCGGCTTGCCGGGTCCATGGCTGCCGAGGTCCGGGGCCGCGCGGCGGAGGTGGGGTGGCCGGTGGTGGCAGCTGCCTATCGAGCGTTGGCCCAGCGTCTCATCGCTGAGACGCCGCGTGCGGATAAGCGTCTTCGCGGTGCTGAAACGACAGGATTGCCGGATTGA
- a CDS encoding GAF and ANTAR domain-containing protein, whose product MATHDQLFAAVDGRRGVDAADRLCEACVMLFDVDAAAISLVFDGASSGTLGSSGESARTYDELQFLLGEGPCLDSVSRRAPVLVIDLADADDARWPLYGPAMLDLQIRGVFAMPVVVAGEYVGALDLFRAEPGRLKQDQFRGAVVAAELAGIPLLDILSSDLNAAAADPDSSAWAELNSLYRAEVSQATGMIVAQLGIEPAEALVRLRAHAYSTGRSATDVARDILERRLRLEAD is encoded by the coding sequence GTGGCTACCCACGATCAGCTGTTCGCTGCCGTCGACGGTCGGCGAGGGGTGGATGCCGCCGACCGCCTGTGTGAGGCGTGCGTAATGCTCTTCGACGTCGATGCAGCAGCGATCTCGTTGGTATTCGACGGCGCCAGCAGTGGAACCCTCGGATCCAGCGGCGAGTCCGCGCGTACGTACGACGAACTGCAGTTCCTTCTCGGCGAAGGCCCATGCCTCGACTCGGTATCCCGGCGGGCACCCGTCCTGGTCATTGATCTCGCCGATGCTGACGATGCGCGCTGGCCCCTCTACGGTCCGGCGATGCTGGACCTTCAGATCCGTGGCGTCTTCGCGATGCCCGTCGTCGTCGCAGGCGAGTATGTCGGCGCCCTTGACCTCTTCCGCGCCGAGCCCGGCCGCCTGAAACAAGATCAGTTTCGCGGTGCGGTGGTCGCCGCGGAGCTGGCCGGGATCCCGCTGCTCGATATTCTGAGCAGTGATCTCAATGCTGCCGCCGCCGACCCCGACAGCAGCGCATGGGCCGAATTGAATTCGCTGTACCGCGCGGAGGTCAGTCAGGCCACCGGCATGATCGTCGCGCAGCTCGGGATCGAGCCCGCCGAGGCCCTGGTTCGCCTGCGCGCACACGCCTACTCCACTGGCCGTAGTGCCACCGACGTAGCGCGTGACATCCTCGAGCGCCGCCTGCGGCTCGAGGCCGATTGA
- a CDS encoding SLC13 family permease, translated as MSTESPAKPTDVDKALLGSATYRSLGEQKLSPKEERFEKGRRTVGLFLAPLLTVAFLVLPIDIPREQQVLAAVLLGVIALWISEAIPIPVGGLLGVAVAVFLGVAPVDDVLGPFGSSTIFTFIGAFILAQAMLKHGLARRFAFRILSLPGVGRSTTGVILAFGAITCMLSAFVSNTATVAMLLPTAIGILAVIAKLMQKQGDVEPDFDPQRLRVGAAIMLMLAYGASVGGLLTPVGSPPNLIGRGLIEEATGERISFAQWMAMAVPICLLMFVLLAFTLLRLNKPEIKRIDGVAQYVAEERERLGSLSRAEKNTLIAFGITVTLWILPGIVALVSGTDSSAYEFVSDRLDEGVVAVFGAALLFLLPTDWKEREFTLRWSDAAEIDWGTIILFGCGIIFGSLISETGLAETIGTSINDALGLSSIVPITIFAVILAIVVSETTSNTASAAVVVPIIIPVAMAAGINPFVPALAATFAASFGFMLPVSTPQNAIVYGSGVVKITTMIRSGITFDIAGAILIIILLPLMVSLLGLGG; from the coding sequence ATGAGCACGGAAAGCCCGGCTAAGCCGACCGACGTCGACAAAGCACTCCTGGGGAGCGCGACGTATCGCAGCCTCGGCGAGCAGAAACTCTCTCCCAAAGAGGAGCGGTTCGAGAAAGGTCGACGCACAGTCGGCCTTTTCCTCGCTCCGCTGCTGACCGTCGCCTTCCTCGTCCTGCCGATCGACATCCCCCGCGAGCAGCAGGTGCTCGCCGCGGTCTTGCTCGGCGTGATCGCACTGTGGATCAGTGAGGCGATACCGATCCCTGTCGGCGGCCTGCTCGGCGTGGCCGTCGCGGTCTTTCTAGGGGTCGCACCGGTCGACGACGTCCTCGGTCCGTTCGGCTCGTCGACGATCTTCACGTTCATCGGCGCGTTCATCCTCGCCCAGGCCATGCTCAAACACGGACTGGCGCGGCGGTTCGCGTTCCGCATCCTGTCGCTTCCCGGCGTCGGCCGCTCCACCACCGGCGTGATCCTCGCGTTCGGCGCGATCACGTGCATGCTGTCGGCGTTCGTGTCCAACACCGCCACCGTCGCGATGCTGCTGCCGACCGCGATCGGCATCCTCGCCGTCATCGCGAAGCTGATGCAGAAGCAGGGTGACGTCGAACCCGACTTCGATCCGCAGCGGCTGCGGGTCGGTGCGGCGATCATGCTGATGCTGGCCTACGGCGCGAGTGTCGGCGGCCTGCTGACGCCAGTGGGCAGTCCGCCCAACCTGATTGGGCGTGGGCTCATCGAGGAGGCCACCGGCGAACGGATCAGCTTCGCGCAGTGGATGGCGATGGCCGTCCCGATCTGCCTGCTGATGTTCGTGCTGCTGGCGTTCACTCTGCTTCGCCTGAACAAACCGGAGATCAAGCGCATCGATGGTGTGGCCCAGTACGTCGCCGAGGAGCGCGAGCGGCTGGGCTCGCTGTCGAGGGCCGAGAAGAACACGCTCATCGCGTTCGGCATCACGGTGACGCTGTGGATCCTGCCCGGCATCGTCGCGCTCGTCTCGGGCACCGACTCCAGTGCGTACGAGTTCGTCAGCGACCGTCTCGACGAGGGCGTGGTCGCGGTCTTCGGGGCGGCGCTGCTGTTCCTGCTCCCGACCGACTGGAAGGAGCGCGAGTTCACGCTGCGCTGGAGTGACGCCGCCGAAATCGACTGGGGCACCATCATTCTCTTCGGCTGCGGGATCATATTCGGTTCACTGATTTCCGAAACGGGCCTCGCTGAGACCATCGGCACCTCGATCAACGACGCGCTCGGCCTGTCGAGCATCGTGCCGATCACGATCTTCGCGGTGATTCTGGCGATCGTCGTGTCGGAGACGACGAGTAACACGGCGTCCGCGGCGGTGGTGGTGCCGATCATCATTCCGGTCGCGATGGCCGCGGGCATCAATCCGTTCGTGCCTGCGCTGGCGGCGACGTTCGCGGCGTCCTTCGGCTTCATGTTGCCGGTCTCGACGCCGCAGAACGCGATCGTCTACGGTTCCGGCGTCGTGAAGATCACGACGATGATTCGGTCCGGAATCACGTTCGACATTGCAGGCGCGATCCTGATCATCATCCTGTTGCCATTGATGGTGAGCCTGCTCGGGTTGGGCGGATGA
- a CDS encoding GAF and ANTAR domain-containing protein: MSDFDAQPGRTPDPDLTVAQREADDVDLHAGLSGVAGLVAGGSGVVDLLGHVAEFAAQAIPGVDGAGVSVIDMSDDTPSVTAWAVTAQFVEDIDRLQYLLFREGPCVTCMQTRRPAVSGSLGSDSRWPRFGGGVARMGVHSALALPLLVGDQLVGAINTYAHSRDAFGAHAVELGSQFAGPAAVSVHNAQLLDHAQARTKQLQSALTTRAAIDQAVGIIRSRSGIDADEAFDRLVRMSQAENIKLHVVAERLVDEAVRRAKARKQI; encoded by the coding sequence ATGTCAGATTTCGACGCACAACCGGGTCGAACGCCGGATCCCGATTTGACTGTCGCCCAACGCGAAGCGGACGACGTCGATCTGCATGCCGGGCTGAGCGGTGTGGCTGGGCTGGTGGCCGGTGGCAGCGGAGTGGTCGACCTCCTGGGCCATGTGGCGGAGTTTGCGGCGCAGGCGATCCCCGGTGTCGACGGTGCGGGCGTTTCGGTGATCGATATGTCGGACGACACGCCCTCGGTCACCGCATGGGCGGTCACCGCTCAGTTCGTCGAGGACATCGACAGGTTGCAGTACCTCTTGTTTCGCGAGGGCCCGTGCGTCACGTGTATGCAGACGCGAAGACCAGCGGTCAGCGGATCGCTGGGAAGCGACAGCCGCTGGCCACGCTTCGGAGGTGGGGTGGCCAGGATGGGCGTGCACTCCGCGCTGGCGCTGCCGCTGTTGGTCGGTGATCAGTTGGTCGGGGCCATCAATACCTATGCCCACAGCCGCGACGCATTTGGTGCACATGCGGTCGAGCTGGGGTCGCAGTTCGCAGGGCCGGCAGCGGTGTCGGTGCACAACGCGCAGTTACTCGACCACGCTCAGGCGCGAACCAAGCAGCTGCAGAGCGCCTTGACCACCCGCGCGGCGATCGATCAAGCGGTCGGGATCATCCGATCGCGATCAGGGATCGACGCGGACGAGGCGTTTGATCGGCTCGTACGGATGAGCCAAGCAGAGAACATCAAGCTTCACGTCGTTGCCGAGCGATTGGTGGACGAGGCGGTGCGGCGCGCGAAGGCGCGGAAGCAGATTTGA
- a CDS encoding GAF and ANTAR domain-containing protein gives MTDTERETRVLHAVVSLVDTLLDDFDIVELLTELTERSAELLDIAAAGFLLADPLNQLRLLAATSEAAWELELFQLQADEGPCVDCYASGHPVSIADLNDAAERWPRFVPAALDAGFSSVHAVPMRAAGIVLGALGLFGAHPGELSEADRLVAQTLAHVACVAILQEHAHTPATVMPQLRSALASRVIVEQAKGLLRETLDVSVERAFTLLRSYARANGEHLTDIARRLMSDRNARPVLVAAISEFASPAT, from the coding sequence ATGACTGATACCGAACGTGAAACCCGCGTCCTGCACGCGGTCGTTTCACTCGTCGACACACTGCTTGACGATTTCGACATCGTCGAACTGCTCACCGAACTCACCGAGCGCTCGGCAGAACTGCTCGACATCGCCGCCGCCGGCTTTCTTCTGGCCGACCCGCTCAACCAACTGCGGCTGCTGGCCGCCACCTCCGAAGCGGCCTGGGAGCTCGAGCTCTTCCAATTGCAGGCCGACGAGGGACCGTGCGTCGACTGCTACGCGTCAGGCCATCCCGTGTCGATCGCCGACCTGAACGACGCGGCCGAGCGGTGGCCGCGATTCGTGCCCGCCGCGCTCGATGCCGGCTTCTCCTCCGTGCATGCCGTCCCGATGCGGGCGGCGGGCATCGTGCTTGGCGCCCTGGGCCTGTTCGGCGCGCATCCCGGCGAGCTCAGCGAGGCGGACCGTCTCGTCGCACAGACACTCGCGCACGTGGCGTGCGTGGCGATCCTGCAGGAGCACGCGCACACTCCCGCGACCGTCATGCCTCAGTTGCGTTCGGCGTTGGCCAGCCGTGTCATCGTGGAGCAGGCCAAAGGTCTGCTCAGAGAGACCCTCGACGTGTCCGTCGAACGCGCCTTCACCCTGTTGCGGTCCTACGCCCGCGCCAACGGCGAGCACCTGACTGATATCGCCCGGCGCTTGATGAGCGACCGGAACGCCCGGCCCGTGCTTGTCGCCGCTATCAGTGAATTCGCCTCGCCGGCAACCTAA
- a CDS encoding N(5)-(carboxyethyl)ornithine synthase, with the protein MTRNDKAQQLSLGVLARSRKPDERRLPIHPAHFDRIDRQTRQRIFLERGYGSDFGATDDALSELVGGMATREQLIAECDVILLPKVQSEDLAELRTGQIVWGWPHCVQDFALTQIAIDSRLTLIAFEAMNHWQSDGGFGLHVFHKNNELAGYCSVLHAMQSIGVTGIYGRRMRATVIGFGATARGAVTALNAQGVDDVRVLTNRDVAAVASPIHSTQIIQMGPDPDTPDRITADTPDGFVPVAQLLADNDIVVNCVLQDPNEPLVFVYEKDLESFVAGSLIVDVSCDVGMGFSWAQPTSFTQPIVELSNGIHYYAVDHSPSYLWNSATWEISEALLPHVETLLDGPARWDETPTIARAIEVRDGVVLNPAILSFQHREDAYPHAASQR; encoded by the coding sequence ATGACAAGAAACGATAAGGCGCAACAGCTTTCACTCGGAGTCCTGGCTCGATCGCGCAAGCCGGATGAACGCCGGTTGCCGATTCATCCTGCACATTTCGACCGCATTGATCGTCAGACCCGACAACGCATTTTTCTCGAGCGCGGCTACGGTTCGGATTTCGGCGCCACCGACGACGCGCTGTCCGAACTCGTCGGCGGCATGGCCACTCGTGAGCAGCTGATCGCCGAGTGCGATGTCATCCTGTTGCCGAAGGTTCAATCGGAGGACTTGGCCGAGCTGAGGACGGGTCAAATCGTGTGGGGCTGGCCGCACTGCGTCCAGGACTTTGCGCTCACCCAGATCGCCATCGATTCGCGATTGACGCTGATCGCCTTCGAGGCGATGAATCACTGGCAGTCCGACGGTGGATTCGGACTGCACGTCTTTCACAAGAACAACGAGCTGGCCGGCTACTGCTCGGTCCTGCACGCAATGCAGTCCATCGGTGTCACCGGAATCTACGGCCGTCGGATGCGCGCTACCGTGATCGGCTTCGGCGCGACCGCTCGCGGCGCCGTGACTGCCCTGAACGCGCAAGGCGTCGACGACGTGCGCGTGCTGACCAATCGGGATGTCGCTGCCGTCGCATCGCCGATCCATTCCACGCAGATCATCCAGATGGGGCCCGATCCGGACACCCCCGACCGGATCACTGCGGACACCCCGGACGGGTTCGTCCCGGTGGCGCAACTGCTCGCGGACAACGACATCGTCGTCAACTGCGTGCTCCAGGATCCCAATGAACCCCTCGTCTTTGTCTACGAGAAAGACTTGGAGTCCTTCGTTGCGGGCAGTCTGATCGTCGACGTCTCGTGTGACGTCGGCATGGGCTTCAGCTGGGCCCAGCCGACGTCATTCACGCAGCCGATCGTCGAGTTGTCCAACGGGATCCACTATTACGCGGTCGACCACAGCCCGTCCTATCTATGGAACTCGGCGACCTGGGAGATCAGCGAAGCCTTGTTGCCTCACGTCGAAACGCTCCTGGACGGCCCGGCGAGATGGGATGAGACTCCGACGATCGCCCGGGCAATCGAGGTCCGCGACGGCGTCGTGCTCAATCCGGCAATCCTGTCGTTTCAGCACCGCGAAGACGCTTATCCGCACGCGGCGTCTCAGCGATGA
- a CDS encoding fatty acid desaturase family protein, producing MAIADAAAYAHLSDADVEALGRELDAVRSDIEESLGERDAAYIRRTIKFQRTLDVGARLIIAYTRSRVGWLLGTAALAFAKSVENMEIGHNVGHGQWDWMNDPEIHSSTWEWDMVGLSSQWRYSHNYRHHVFSNIVGVDDDLGFGVMRMTRDQAWKPEHLLQPLRNLLLASIFEWGIGLHGAHSEHDRLAPDRAAIADARDAFRRKVARQSLKDYVFFPALSRSRWRRTLAANTAANLLRNLWAYVVIFCGHFPDGAEKFSADVLDRETKGEWYLRQMLGAANFRAGPLLAFASGNLCYQIEHHLFPDLPSNRLPQIAERVRALCDKYDVPYTTGSLVRQYLQVLRTIHTLALPDRFLRPASGDTLAEMTLLPPNHPRERTLR from the coding sequence ATGGCAATTGCCGATGCTGCCGCGTATGCGCATCTCAGCGACGCGGATGTCGAAGCGCTCGGTCGTGAGCTCGACGCCGTCCGTAGCGACATCGAGGAGTCCCTCGGCGAACGCGACGCCGCATACATTCGGCGCACGATCAAGTTCCAACGGACATTGGACGTCGGCGCCCGTCTGATCATCGCTTACACGCGGTCGAGGGTCGGCTGGCTGCTCGGAACCGCCGCGCTGGCCTTCGCGAAGAGCGTCGAGAACATGGAGATCGGCCACAACGTCGGCCACGGCCAGTGGGACTGGATGAATGATCCAGAGATCCACTCGAGCACGTGGGAGTGGGACATGGTCGGCCTCTCGTCGCAGTGGCGGTATTCGCACAACTACCGCCACCACGTGTTCAGCAACATCGTCGGCGTGGACGACGATCTCGGCTTCGGCGTTATGCGCATGACCCGCGACCAAGCCTGGAAGCCCGAACATCTGCTTCAGCCGCTTCGTAATCTGTTGTTGGCCAGCATCTTCGAGTGGGGAATCGGCCTGCACGGTGCTCATTCAGAGCATGATCGGCTGGCACCCGACCGGGCTGCGATCGCTGACGCGAGAGACGCGTTCAGACGAAAGGTCGCCCGGCAATCACTCAAGGACTACGTATTCTTCCCGGCGTTGAGCCGATCCCGCTGGCGCAGAACCCTGGCCGCCAACACGGCGGCCAACCTACTGCGCAACCTCTGGGCATACGTGGTGATCTTCTGCGGCCACTTCCCCGACGGCGCGGAGAAATTCTCCGCCGACGTACTGGATCGGGAAACCAAAGGCGAGTGGTACCTGCGGCAGATGCTCGGTGCCGCAAACTTCCGGGCCGGTCCGCTGCTCGCCTTCGCGAGCGGCAACCTCTGCTACCAGATCGAGCACCACCTGTTTCCCGACCTGCCGAGTAACCGCCTCCCGCAGATCGCCGAGCGCGTCCGGGCGCTCTGCGACAAGTATGACGTGCCGTATACCACTGGTTCGCTTGTGCGCCAATATCTTCAGGTGCTTCGGACCATTCACACGCTGGCGCTGCCCGATCGATTTCTACGGCCAGCCTCGGGCGACACGCTTGCCGAGATGACCCTATTGCCGCCAAACCACCCCCGAGAGAGGACACTGAGGTGA
- a CDS encoding tartrate dehydrogenase, translating into MTGPAIQSVAVIPGDGIGPEVIESARAVLDTIAAKHGIELSYTDFDWSCERYTRDGAMMPADGIERLRDFDAILLGAVGWPGVPDHVSLWGLLIPIRRAFRQYVNLRPIKVFDGVESPLRAPGEVDFVVVRENVEGEYSEIGGRLNRGFPDEMAVQESVFTRVGVSRIADYAFELARSRRGYVTSATKSNGIVHTLPFWDEVVAERAALFPDVLTDSEHIDALAAKFVLQPHRFDVVVGSNLFGDILSDLAAAVAGSIGIAPSGNLDPTKEYPSMFEPVHGSAPDIAGRGIANPIGAVWSAALMLEHLGHAAAAGEVLAAMEATLAKPETRTGDLGGTASTVEVTEALVEQLR; encoded by the coding sequence ATGACTGGGCCGGCAATTCAGTCCGTCGCGGTGATTCCGGGCGACGGGATCGGCCCGGAGGTCATCGAATCCGCACGGGCGGTGCTCGACACCATCGCTGCCAAGCACGGAATCGAGTTGTCCTACACGGACTTCGACTGGTCGTGTGAGCGATACACGCGCGACGGCGCGATGATGCCCGCGGACGGCATCGAGCGGCTTCGCGATTTCGATGCGATCCTGTTGGGTGCGGTCGGCTGGCCGGGAGTGCCCGACCACGTCTCGCTGTGGGGTCTGCTGATCCCGATCCGGCGGGCCTTCCGTCAGTACGTCAACCTGCGTCCGATCAAGGTGTTCGACGGTGTCGAGAGCCCACTGCGGGCGCCGGGCGAGGTCGACTTCGTGGTGGTGCGTGAGAATGTCGAGGGTGAGTACAGCGAGATCGGCGGACGACTCAATCGCGGGTTCCCCGACGAGATGGCCGTCCAGGAGTCGGTTTTCACCCGGGTCGGGGTGAGCCGCATCGCGGACTACGCCTTCGAGCTGGCGCGGTCGCGGCGTGGGTACGTCACGTCGGCGACGAAGTCGAACGGCATCGTGCACACGCTGCCGTTCTGGGACGAGGTCGTCGCGGAGCGGGCCGCCCTGTTCCCGGACGTGCTGACGGACAGCGAGCACATCGACGCGCTGGCGGCGAAATTCGTACTCCAGCCGCACCGCTTCGACGTCGTGGTGGGGTCAAATCTGTTCGGCGACATCCTCTCTGACCTCGCCGCAGCCGTCGCGGGGTCGATCGGGATCGCGCCGTCGGGCAACCTGGACCCGACGAAGGAGTATCCGTCGATGTTCGAGCCGGTGCACGGTTCGGCTCCCGACATCGCGGGACGCGGGATCGCCAATCCGATCGGCGCGGTGTGGTCGGCGGCGCTGATGCTCGAGCACCTGGGTCACGCCGCCGCGGCGGGTGAGGTGTTGGCGGCGATGGAGGCCACACTGGCGAAGCCGGAAACCCGCACCGGGGATCTCGGCGGGACTGCGTCGACGGTCGAGGTCACGGAAGCGCTCGTCGAGCAATTGCGGTGA
- a CDS encoding glycoside hydrolase family 130 protein, protein MTSGISTHSALVTRSPQRLAADPSRVITRLFVPGQEGFEHQDSRAGVVVRRILALEEEEVRVSLDDVVTRFDTRHRDLIGVFQRHARVLADRLDTAPSLSSARMMLLGATFTSEYAIEGAALCNPSMVAHPDQTGTPVGSLRFVMSVRGIGEGHISSIGFRTGLIDASGGVAMDAAPSFATVGNIVPVLLDAAVLRSELTRLHDAGEGADFVLDALGERFTRSDLDEQLARLGRARRTHSHTAETISLIQTIADRTYGVEFAGNTPLSERVLWPAMGAEAAGMEDARFVRFVDDDGSVRFYASYTAYSGTHISQQLLETEDFTSFTSTPMVGTAAANKGLALFPRRVRGHYAAMSRADRESNSFAFSDAPFAWTSSVPCQQPTRTWEALQLGNCGPPIETEAGWLVLTHGVGPMRTYRIGAVLLDLENPSRIVGQLREPLLSPAADEQNGYVPNVVYSCGGIVHSGMLIVPYGIGDAAIGFATVPLSRLLDVLKS, encoded by the coding sequence ATGACATCGGGGATATCGACGCACTCTGCACTTGTCACGCGCAGCCCGCAGCGGCTAGCCGCCGACCCGTCCCGGGTCATCACCCGGCTGTTCGTCCCCGGGCAGGAGGGTTTTGAGCATCAGGATTCCCGCGCGGGCGTGGTCGTGAGGCGCATCCTGGCGCTGGAAGAGGAGGAGGTGCGCGTGTCGTTGGACGATGTCGTCACGCGCTTCGATACCCGTCACCGCGACCTGATCGGCGTATTCCAGAGGCACGCCCGTGTCCTTGCCGACCGGCTGGACACAGCACCCAGCCTGTCCAGTGCGCGAATGATGTTGCTGGGCGCGACGTTCACGAGCGAGTACGCAATCGAGGGCGCAGCCCTGTGCAATCCCAGCATGGTGGCTCACCCGGACCAGACGGGGACTCCCGTCGGCAGCCTGCGATTCGTGATGAGCGTGCGGGGAATCGGGGAGGGACACATATCGTCGATCGGATTCCGCACGGGACTCATCGACGCCTCCGGCGGCGTGGCAATGGATGCTGCCCCGTCGTTCGCCACCGTGGGCAACATCGTGCCGGTTCTGCTGGATGCTGCGGTATTACGGAGTGAGCTCACCCGGCTGCACGACGCCGGAGAGGGTGCTGACTTCGTCCTCGACGCCCTTGGCGAGCGGTTCACTCGGTCCGATCTCGATGAACAACTCGCCAGGCTCGGAAGGGCTCGAAGGACGCACAGTCACACGGCCGAGACGATTTCGCTGATTCAAACCATCGCCGACAGGACATACGGCGTCGAATTCGCCGGGAACACCCCTCTCTCCGAGCGCGTTCTGTGGCCCGCAATGGGCGCGGAGGCCGCGGGGATGGAGGATGCACGGTTCGTCCGGTTCGTCGACGACGACGGCTCGGTCAGATTCTATGCGAGCTACACGGCGTACAGCGGTACGCACATCAGTCAGCAGCTGCTGGAGACCGAGGATTTCACCTCGTTCACCTCCACGCCGATGGTGGGCACCGCGGCCGCCAACAAGGGATTGGCGCTGTTTCCCCGCCGGGTCCGCGGTCACTACGCCGCCATGTCGAGGGCGGACCGCGAATCGAACTCGTTTGCGTTCTCGGATGCCCCGTTCGCGTGGACGTCGTCCGTGCCCTGCCAGCAGCCGACCCGGACCTGGGAGGCGCTGCAGCTCGGAAACTGTGGGCCGCCCATCGAAACCGAGGCGGGATGGCTGGTGCTCACCCACGGTGTCGGTCCGATGCGCACGTACCGGATCGGCGCCGTATTGCTCGACTTGGAGAATCCGTCACGGATCGTCGGGCAGCTCCGAGAGCCGCTGCTGAGTCCGGCCGCCGATGAGCAGAACGGCTACGTTCCCAACGTCGTGTATTCCTGCGGTGGGATCGTACATTCCGGGATGCTGATCGTTCCCTACGGAATCGGTGACGCAGCCATCGGATTCGCGACCGTCCCGCTGTCAAGACTCCTAGACGTGTTGAAGTCCTAG